GTATTTCGCCACATTTGATTCAAGGACTGTAAATAAATCAAACGTTCGTGAACAAACttggtgttcgacttggtaagagcttatttatgttcgttcaatatacataaaattaattaaacaaacaagcttgaacaactcgttaagctaaacaaatttgaacacatatgtgtttagctcgttaacgttcgtgaacaacattcgtgaataatattcatgaaccatattcaataataaaattctttttaatatactaaataaataaataaatttaaattatcaaactcaataaccaatcaaacaactaaaaatttcaaacaataaaaaaaacatgaattgagagtttgataatatctaaatgaaccaaactcgaaccaagctcaagtcaaacttgaattgagagtttgataacatttaaacaaactaagctcaagccaagcttcaaacaagctcaagctcataaaaaataaatcaagccaaccttgaatactcatttcaaaagtttgattCATTTTAAACTCGACTTGACTCGGTTACCttattaaacaagcttgaacatcccAAAGATCAACTTGGCTCGAtttatttacaaccctatttgGTTCGAGTTAGAACCGAGAGTGACTCATCTCCAAATGTGATCAAAATTTGACCAGTCCATAGAACACCAACAATGGTTCAAATGTATCTCGTGAACAGACAGTCAAATGCATCTCGTGAAGAACTTTCTTTGACTGCAATCGACTGCTTGACTATCCTTCTACATCAGCAGTTAAGATCACGAAACTAACAGCAGCCATTTTTTCTAATGTAAGTATGGAAGCTGAACTGATAGCACAGGTAGTTACATCCATGTTTTGTGCAGGAAAACAACCTAATAATTTATTAACTTAGAACTGTAAACAACCTAATAATCAGTTACCGCCGGCTCGGCATCTTTCGTATCGTGGGAACCTGGAATCTCTGTGAGAAATTGTTCCCAGAACACATCGTTCTTCCCCGTAGGCACCGCAGAGATTGCGCTCCCAATATCTCTTGATGAATCGATCTCGGTAGAATCTGGCTCCAAATTCACATCAATTTCCGAAAATCTGTTGCCGGAGTCCACTTCTTTTTCGTTTGCGGGAGTTTCTGGTGATGATTGTATGTTTTCTAAGGGAGGTGAAGAAGAATGCTGAAGTTTCAATTGCGGATCCACATCAGTCTCTCCTGATGAGGCATTCATCTCGGAGATGATCACGTTCGATGGCAGGCAAGGAACGAGTGTGTCGTAGGGCATGTCATCCCCGGATGCTTGACTAACACCTCTGAAGAAATTCTCCAAAGAATTCAGAGATGACTCCATCTTCTCGAATGGCTCCATGTCGAATGCATGCTCCCTCGAGGTGGCCTGGAAAGTTTCAACCTGCTGTTCTTCGGCGCAAATATCCTCGTTCAAGTAGTCTATCCTCGGCAATTTCCTCTTCTTGGTGTGAAAATCAGAGTGTTGCACGAGGTCAGAAAGGAAAACAGGGTTTTGTATGATTCGGGCCATGAATGACATCAAACCCTTCTGTCGGTTTCCGACGACCTGCAACCTTTCCTCCAAAGACTGCATTTGGCATTCTAATCCAAACTGCTTCTGTGTATGCCTCTGGATCTCGTTCCAAAGCCTGCGCTTCTCTTGCTTAAGCTTCTCGATCTCTTCCTCGAGCTCTTGTTTGTCGAATGAAGAATTCAGCGAATGGCTATGGATCGGCTTGCGTCGGTATATGTTCTTCAGGAGGTGTCTCTGTCCTCGTACAAAATCCTCATTTGCAAACTCCCACTGATCAGGATCTACTTTTCTGAAGCCCTACAACAGAACATGAACACTTCAATTCTCTTCGAATCACCACAAGAACATTAGACAAACACAAAATCTGTCTCTAATGAGTTGATATCTGTTCTTAGTTTCTATTTGAAGATCATAGTTCAGGGAATGAAAATGATATGTTGTTGTCAATGAGACAATTCAACAAACACAAAGTAGGTCAAAAAAAGCAGGCGAGATTATCCAATCaataaatgatgaaaaaaaataatgaacataACTGAAGGAATTGCGAATTGAAGTCAAAAAAGTAGGTcttttttctaaggaaaaatttcCACTCACATAAGTGTTGAGCTGCCGGACGAAGCTGGAGAAATTATTGTGCTTGAAGTACCTCGGTAGCAAATCCCTGGCGAACTCCGGCGCATTCCAGACGACGAAGCTCGCGTTGCTAGCGCTCCACGAGACGACGGAGTCCGTCGACGGGTCGTCCACCATATCGTACGTCTTGACGAGGAACGGCGGCGGCGAGTTCGAACTGCCGCGAGAGCCGCTCCCTTCCATCTCCATCGGCCAATCGGGACGACAGCTCCAGAACTCGCATGAAGATCAGGGCGAGCTTGAGTCCGACCGCCAAATCGCCTCTCCGAGGACGAGCTCGACGGATCCGCTCCCTCTTCCGACGGAGACCGCTTTGTTCGCGGATCACGGCGCTCAAAAAACAATTCTTCTGGGGGGAGGTGATCTCCAAGCAGGCGGCGCCGGCAAGAAATCTGCTGAAAGACGCGACCTTTACGTTGAGCGAGATCAAAGAAAAGCGAAGAAGTGTCGAAAAAGTTACCAAAAAGAACTAATTTTACAAACCTAAAAAACGAAGAACGAAAGCAGAAACAAGAGACAGATGAGTTCTTTCCCTCAtaattctcttcttcctctcctattcCTCCTTGTTCTTGTTACCGAACGCGATAGATGGAATTCTTCCAAGTCGTTCTGGACTCCGGAGATTTGTTAGTATGCGACTAGAAGTCGTCGGAATTTTCTAGAAGACGAAGCAAGCAAGAAAGCTCAAAAGTCCAATCATAGCTCAGGAAAACAATGCCTTTTgggggaaggaaaaaaaaaatggaggaaTAAATCCACTCAAAATTGTTATATTAATCGAGGGAAATAAATAATTTTGGACTTAAAGAAtgccatttatttttatttatttatccttctATTATTAAAATATAGTAATTTTgactaaagtttttaaaaaatgggtatttacaaataaaataaaatgaagtatttttttaattgagaTGCTTTtttataataacaaaaataaagagtataatttttttagtttaaaaaataaatataatttcttgTTGTATACATTTTATTTGTCATTAATGGCTTTGAACCCCACACCATGTAAATTGACAGCGTTGGTTAAGTTTATGAAATTTTCGaattatgttggagtgtatattgaaaacctaagctttgtaaatattcattatgaataaagaatcacatttggtcaaattgtctacatttaattgtagttgttcaattaatttatactgtagataacatagtatgtggtgtcacatgcagaagatgatgttatcagtaccttataaattataaacagtagctcacgaccaaaatggaaaggaacaaatcattagaaggtcgtagtgtaattaggtatcagtttatcttgactgtataattacactagtacacttagagtgtaatgagtaggaccatttgaggtcgtttcttttatactgactttataaagaaacaaagatctcggttattatggaagtgtgtgctcttaatcctaatataataacaagcacatatatttgatatttatttctttaatttatcaatgagtgagatttagttcgatgaatcaataaacccgataagttgggaaattgtatcacttatagtgtgtgttgttgattatagaaggaaactgtgtcctagagatactaggttgataatgtcctcaagaggagctcataaggattgtcatgttaaaccctgcaggtggacttagtccgacatgatgataaggttgagtggtactactcttggactaagatattaattaaatgagttgtcagtaactcacttaattagtggacattcgatatcttaaacacagggagactaacacactcataataagaaggagcccaaaaatgtaatttgggattggtgcggtagttcaataatagttctctagtggaatgaattattattgataaaattaagttgtgtgttcggggcgaacacgggatgcttaattttatcgggagaccaaaaccaattcctcctctcggtccctatcgtagcctcttatttatagagttctatacctacctatacccactttttatacccacctaataggggccggccaagctagcttgggaaccaagctagggccggcctaagcataaattggtgtggTCAGCCCtcgcttgaacccaagctagaggggccgaccatattaaattaaaaatgattttaattttaatttttattatgtggaagatataatttattaaagagaattaaaattaaaatatctctcttgtaaaagatctacaaaagattaaagaaagagattagatctctttccttatttgtagattggtgagatattttattttctctttaaaaattattcacatgttgttaaattaaaattatagaaatttctttttatcaaccatgaagagatttttgaagagaaattttatttttaaaatttccggaaataaattaggaagttttaatttgttgattaaaacttgtctaatttatttcttttgatgtggtcggccaatattgttttaattgaaaattttatttcatttttctcaattaaatcatgtcaaggaaattaaggaaattttattgtaattaaatttcctaatttgcctaggccaaggaatataaaagaaggggtgggggtgccttcatgagatacaacctctattatttctctccctcttttgtttcttggtgtggccggccatcatcatcctctccctctcttcctcttgtggtggccgaacctttctctccccttggagctcttgtggtggtcggatactacttggagaagaagaagaagaaggagagaaagctagcatctcttggagcttggttggtgttttgatcttcttccttggtgaagcttccttattgtggccgaacatagcttggaggagaagaaggtgttggtgcaatatccctcaggtcaaggttgacctgggtaaccaagctgagtcttggtttgggtttagatgtttgacaataagatattgattgaagaagagtcaagtaggtcaaggttgactggatacttgactgggaagtcctaactgggatgttaggcaaaatgaaagacctagtgagtgaagctaggcagatggaaatcctggtgagtaaagccaggcagaagaaaagtcctggtgagtgaagccaggcagaagaaaagtcctggtgagtgaagccaggcagaaggaagttctagtgagtgaagctaggcagatggaaatcctggtgagtgaagccaggtgaaagtcctagtgagtgaagctaggcagatggaaatcctggtgagtgaagc
This genomic stretch from Zingiber officinale cultivar Zhangliang chromosome 7A, Zo_v1.1, whole genome shotgun sequence harbors:
- the LOC122002573 gene encoding heat stress transcription factor A-4b-like, whose product is MEMEGSGSRGSSNSPPPFLVKTYDMVDDPSTDSVVSWSASNASFVVWNAPEFARDLLPRYFKHNNFSSFVRQLNTYGFRKVDPDQWEFANEDFVRGQRHLLKNIYRRKPIHSHSLNSSFDKQELEEEIEKLKQEKRRLWNEIQRHTQKQFGLECQMQSLEERLQVVGNRQKGLMSFMARIIQNPVFLSDLVQHSDFHTKKRKLPRIDYLNEDICAEEQQVETFQATSREHAFDMEPFEKMESSLNSLENFFRGVSQASGDDMPYDTLVPCLPSNVIISEMNASSGETDVDPQLKLQHSSSPPLENIQSSPETPANEKEVDSGNRFSEIDVNLEPDSTEIDSSRDIGSAISAVPTGKNDVFWEQFLTEIPGSHDTKDAEPAVTDY